The Setaria italica strain Yugu1 chromosome VIII, Setaria_italica_v2.0, whole genome shotgun sequence genome includes the window AATTGTCCATACATAAAAAGCTAGAAGCAGTTGTGATTCAAAGATGCAAAATATAACTATATAAGTGTCACTAGacctttttcttttggttttgtttACACAATGTGCTTTATGTTAGGAAATTGTAGTAGACTGGGAATGCAGTGTAGTTCATTCAGTCTTAATCTTATTGCGGTTCTTATGTGCTGAATGACATACTTCCGATTCAAACAGAATAAATGGAATATGAGCCAATGTTCAAGTAAATCTAGACTTTTGTCTATCAAAGTTGACAAATTCGTTACAGAGTTGACAAAAGAGCAGTCAGTGAAAGATAAGTAGGAGATGGCAGATAGCATGGCGGGACATATACCTTTACTTTAATGTGAGCAAgcatcttcttgttcttctctaATTTACACCACTCTGCCAATTCAGGGCAGTGGTAAATAGCTAGTCCTTTAAGCTTGGTAAGCTTCTGTATGCTCTGTGGCAAAGAGTTGATACCGCTACAATACCGGATCTGAAGTTTCTTGAGAGCAGTAAGGTCACCCAACCATTCTGGCAGCACTTTTATTCTTGGACAATGTATCAAAGATAGCTCCTGGAGGGATGTCAGATGTCGCATGCTCCCTTGCAAATCGGACAGCTCTTTACACCCTGTGATGTCCATTTTCCGGATAGAGCTGAGGCCACCCAACCATTTCGGAAGTTCTGGCTGAGTATTATCTTCTAGCCACAATGATTTGATAAATGAGAGGTCTCCAATTATGTCTAATGAGTTGCATGACAGATCGGTACAACTTATTATCCTTAACTCAGTGATGGCAGGGAGGTGGTGAAGCAACATCCACTGATCCAAAGGCACCTTGCTGAATTTCACTGTCATGATCACGTTTGTTAGTGAAATAGAGGAGGACACAGTGGATGCTCCCCTCTCTCCCCATGATGATAATACATTATCGCTGCTCTCTATTTCCCATCTCTTAGCTCCAGGTGGGCATGGTTTCAGTCTTAAATCTGGACAATCACGTATTAACAATTCCACAAGGTTTGGGAACATGAATTTCTTGACACTACCCATGTCATAGGAGTACATTGTCTCCCACAACTTGAGGTTTCGCATACGGCATAAGCAAAATTTCCTCAATTCAGGGAAGGCTCTTGCACCGCCACAGAAATCCCCATCAATTATCGTAATGCTATCCATTACACCTATAACTAGCTCTTGCAAGTTTGTTAATTGGCCAAGTGGTGGTAAGCTGTTGCATTTGCATATATCCCACAATTCAATCTTGCTAAGACTTGGGAGATAAAGTGTAATGTCCATAACCCAGGCAGGAAACCTCACACTGCTGTAACCTGTCATATTAAATTCCCTTAAACTAATTGGTGGCACAAGCTTTCCCAGTACTTCCACATCCTCCACAGAACTCCCAGCATCTCTAGTCCACTGTAGTTTCAAATCGTTAATAACCTGTCTTTTCATAACCTTAGTTATGTACAAATCATTAGAATTTGTGTACCACCGTGACATGATGTTGAACAGGAATTGGCTTAGCATATTGGAGCTCCATGTCGGATCAGTGCAACACGTGATGTGTAAAGTACTCAGGGAAGGGAGGTCGTGAAACAACTTCCACTGATCCAAAGGCGCTTTGTCAGATCTGACTGTTACACTCACATCCATAGGTGCAGCAGAGGAAGTAGCACGAGTTTCACCCCATAATGATAATACATTATTGCTGTTCTCTATCTCCCATTTGTTTGCTCTAGGAAGGCATGGTTCCATTCTCAACTTTGGGCAATCATTTATTGACAGCTCCTTAAGGTTAGGGAACATGAATTCTTTCTCAACATCCTTGCCATTGGAGTACATCGTCTTCCATGCTTCCAGATTTTCCATGTGGTATAGACAAAATCTCTTCAGTTGAGGGAAGGCTCTTGCGCCACCACAAAAATCCTCTTCGATGATCGTAATGCTGTCCATTTCTCCAATAATTAGCTCTCTAAGGTTTTGTAATTGACCTAATGCAGGCAAGCTGTTGCATTTACATATATCCCACAGTTCAATCTTGCTAAGTTCTGGTAGATAAAGCTTTATGTTGATAAGCCAGGGCGGAAAGCTCACACTATTGTAACCTGTCATATTAAATTCCCTCAAGGTGCTTGGTGGAACAAGACTTGCCAACACTTCCACATCCTCAAGAGACCTGCAAGCATCACTGGTCCATTGAAGTTTCAAATCATTAATCCCCAGTTTTTCTATCAGCTTTATACTCTGGACCTCTTCTGCAGACTTTACATTATCAAGGCAAGTTATGTGCAACTCATTAGGATTTGCATACTGTAGAAGACCGATGTTGCTGCTAGATTGACCTTCATCAGCTTGGACCACAAAATGCGGCAACAAGTCAAAAATCTTTGATCGGGAGAGTGCAGATTTTTCCAGTTTGCGGCACCCGGTGACATTCAAGATCTTCACACTATCCATTCTAACCAAACATTCTGGAAGCCTCACTAGATGCGGACAGCAAGAGAGGTCCAGTGTATGCAGATTCTTGAGGTTGCCAATACTCTCAGGAACACTTACTATGCTATCATTATTAGACAAGTCCAGATGCCGCAGATTAGAAAGGGTACATATACGGTCAATGAAACTGAATAGCTCATCTGAGCTCGGATTCCAGAAGATAGATCGTGTGGTATGTGATAGACCTAAATAACGGAGTCCAATTAGATTACCAATGACCTCTGGCAGCCCCTCAAGAAATTGACCCAATACATAACCTATTTGCATTGATAAATTCAAGTATTGGATGTTGGTGAGGCCACCCAAAGCTTTCGATACACCTCTAAGCTGATTGTTGTTTGATAAATCCAGATATTCCAACTTTTTGAGATTCACAAATGATTTTGGGAGGTTATCTATAAAGTGACAATTCGAGATATCAAGATGCATCAGACATCTCAAGTCACCAATTGACTCAGGCAATGCTAACATCCTGGACCAACTCAGGTTGAGGTAAATTAGTTTCGAGAGCTTGGTGATACAATACGGGATCGTTTGACTTTCAATCTTGGGGGCATTGAGATACCTCAATTTCACCAATTCACTTATGCAAGCTGGCAACTTGTATATGCGGCACTCGCTTAAGTCCAAGACTTGTAGGGATGTTGCAGATGAAAATGCATAGCCGTCTAGCTTAATTTGGCTACAGTCAAGATAAGTAGGAGATTGCAGATAGCATGGCGGGACATATACCTTTACTTTAATGTGAGCCAgcatcttcttgttcttctctaAATTACACCACTCTGCCAATTCAGGGCAGTGGTAAATAGCTAGTCCTTTAAGCTTGGTAAGCTTTTGTATGCTCTGTGGCAAAGAGTTGATACCCCTACAATATCGGATCTGAAGTTTCTTGAGAGCAGTAAGGTCACCCAACCATTCTGGCAGCACTTTTATTCTTGGACAGTCTATCAAAGATAGCTCCTGGAGGGATGTCAGATGTCGCACGCTCCCTTGCAAAACAGACAGCTCTTTACACCCTGTGATGTCCATTTTCCGGATAGAGGTGAGGCCACCCAACCATTTCGGAAGTTCTGGCTGCGTATTATCTTCTAGCCACGATGATTTGATAAATGAGAGGTCTCCAATTATGTCTAATGAGTTGCATGACAGATCGGTACAACTTATTATCCTTAACTCAGTGAAGGCAGGGAGGTGGTGAAGCAACATCCACTGATCCAAAGGCACCTTGCTTAATTTCACTGTCACAGTCACGTTTGTTAGTGAAACAGAGGACACACTCGATGCTCCCCTCTCTCCCCATGATGATAATACATTATCGCTGCTCTCTATTTCCCATCTCTTAGCTCCAGGTGGGCATGGTTTCAGTCTTAAATCTGGGCAATCACGTATTAACAGTTCAACAAGGTTTGGGAACATGAATTTCATCACACTACCCATGTCATAGGAGTACATTGTCTTCCACAACTTGAGGTTTCGCATACGGCATAAGCAAAATTTCCTCAATTCAGGGAAGGCTCTTGCACCGCCACAGAAATCCCCATCAATTATCGTAATGCTATCCATTACACCTATAACTAGCTCTTGCAAATTTGTTAATTGACCAAGTGGTGGTAAGCTGTTGCATTTGCGTATATCCCACAATTCAATCTTGCTAAGACTTGGGAGATAAAGCGTAATGTCCATAACCCAGGCAGGAAACCTCACACTACTGTAACCTGTCATATTAAATTCCCTCAAACTACTTGGTGGCACAAGCTTTCCCAGTACTTCCACATCCTCCACAGAACCCCCAGCATCTCTAGTCAACTGTAGTTTCAAATCGTTAATAACTTGTCTTTTCATCAGCTTAGTTATGTACAAATCATTAGAATTTGTGTACCACCGTATCATGATGTTGAACAGGAATTGGCTTAGTATATTGGAGCTGCATGTCGGATCAGTGCAACATGTGATGTGTAAAGTACTCAGGGAAGGGAGATCGTGAAACAACTTCCACTGATCCAAAGGCGCTATGTCAGATCTGACTGTTACACTCACATCCATAGGTGCAGCAGAGGAGGTAGCACGAGTTTCTCCCCATAATGATAATACATTATTGCTATTCTGTATCTCCCATTTGTTTGCTCTAGGAAGGCATGGTTCCATTCTCAACTTTGGGCAATCATTTATTGACAACTTCTTAAGGTTAGGGAACATGAATTCTTTCTCAACATCCTTGCCATTGGAGTACATCGTCTTCCATGCTTCCAGATTTTCCATGTGGTATAGACAAAATCTCTTAAGCTGAGGGAAGGCTCTTGCGCCACCACAAAAATCCTCTTCGATGGTCGTAATACTGTCCATTTCTCCAATAATTAGCTCTCTAAGGTTTTGTAATTGACCTAATGCAGGCAAGCTGTTGCATTTACATATATCCCACAGTTCAATCTTTCTAAGTTTTGGTAGATAAAGCTTTATGTTGATAAGCCAGGGCGGAAAGCTCACACTATTGTAACCTGTCATATTAAATTCTCTCAAGGTGCTTGGTGGCACAAGACTTGCCAACACTTCCACATCCTCAAGAGACCTGCAAGCATCACTGGTCCATTGAAGTTTCAAATCATTAATCCCCAGTTTTTCTATCAGCTTTATACTCTGGACCTCTTCGGCAGACTTTACATTATCAAGGCAAGTTATGTGCAACTCATTAGGATTTGCATACTGTAGAAGACCGATGTTGCTGCTAGATTGACCTTCGTCAGCTTGGACCACAAAATGCGGCAACAAGTCAAAAATCTTTGATCGGGAGAGTGCAGATTTTTCCAGTTTGCGGCACCCGGTGACATTCAAGATCTTCACACTATCCATTCTAACCAAACATTCTGGAAGCCTCACTAGATGCGGACAGCAAGAGAGGTCCAGTGTATGCAGATTCCAGAGGTTGCCAATACTCTCAGGAATACTGACTATGCTATCATTATTAGACAAGTCCAGATGGTGCAGATTAGAAAGGGTACATATACGGTCAATGAAACTGAATAGTTCATCTGAGCTCGGATTCCAGAAGATACATCGTGTGGTATGTGATAGACCTAAATAACGGAGTCCAATTAGATTACCAATGACCTCTGGCAGCCCCTCaagaaattgattttttttttgaaacttatcACAAAATTGATGCGATACATAACCTTTTTCCATTGATAAATTCAAGTATTGGATGTTGGTGAGGCCATCCAAAGCTTTCGATACACCTCTTAGCTGATTGTTGTTTGATAAATCAAGATATTCCAACCTTTTGAGGTTCACAAATGATTTTGGGAGGTTATCTATAAAGTGACAATTCGAGATATCAAGATGCATCAGACATCTCAAGTCACCAATTGACTCAGGCAATGCTAATATCGTGGACCAACTCAGGTTGAGGTAAATTAGTTTCGAGAGCTTGGTGATACAATACGGGATCGTTTGACTTTGAATCTTGGGGGCACTGAGATACCTCAATTTCACCAATTCACTGATGCAAGCTGGCAACTGGTATATGCGGCACTCGCTTAAATCCAAGACTTGTAGGGATGTTGCAGATGAAAATGCATCGCCGTGTAGCTTAATTCTTCTACAGTCAAGAAAACGCAGGGCCCTAATCTTATCAGTAAAACGTGTAGACGATTTCAGAGGCTTACTACAATCAGTAAGCAATACATATCGACCACTGCTTTCCACAGTAATGCCTTGTTTGCTACCATCCAGAATTTCATCGGCCATGTCTAATCTTGCCATGTCATGCACCAGATCATGCATGGTGAACACTGTGACTCCTTTGTATAATGTAAAGCCATTGTCATAGGCTCCAAGGGTCTGcaacaaaaatatatagtaCATACTAGTGTCACGATGTAATGCCCTTAAAATTTAATAAACTTCCTTTATCGAAAAAAACATACTAGCGTCAGGTTCTCTGTTCAAGTGGATGTCAAGAAATGTATATCATGCATCTTTATATATAGACAGTCATGCTGAGAACATAAACAGTACCTTGAATCATAACAAGCACATATCATGTGTAGTAACTTGAGTTCTTTTTTTGTTAGGAAACAGTATTGGTGCCATCCCATAGTTAGCATTGGTAGGGATACGTTAATACGGTAATACCCCTATTGCCCTGTCACTTGGGTCACTAGGGATATGGTAAAATACAAGGCCATCATTAACATCGGTAGGGATACTAAAATATTCGCTCCGGCACTCAACTCCAACTCGGGTACCAATTATCTATTATTCGTGCTAGCTTTGTACGTCAGCATGGATACCTTCCCTTATCTGTGTCGCCTCCGTCGTGCCAGTTCCATAAGTAGCACATATGAGGTGCTCTGCAGCTCCGTAATCTTATAAGATAGTATTTATTCAAAAAAGTGGCTCACTGCCACCCCTTATTCTTTGATCACTCTAAAAAACTACATGTAAGTTGTGCATTTATGTGCTTGTTATGATTCAAGGTACTGTTTATGTTCTCAGCATGACTGCCTATATATAAAGATGCATGATATACTTTTCGTTTCAATTTTCTGAAGTTAATAATGAGAAAAGTTCAAAAACAACTCACAGTGGGTAACACAGAATGTTGAAGGAATGATAATCCCAGGAGCTGCACAATATACTTCTCACATAGCTGTATAGGAGAGAGTATTTTTTTGGGCTGGATGAAACCCAAAGAAATCCATTGGTGAATCAGATCATCTTTAACTATCTTATGACCTTTTGGAAATACTGCACAATAGGTAAAGCATGATGTCAAGCATGGATCCATACTGCTATAACTTAGCTTCAATGATGCAAGAACATGATTTGGCGAACATACATCCTTTGAAATATGTTCATTCCAGATATCATTTTCTTTCACTTTTTCCCATTCATCAGATTTCATGGTCTGCAACATATATCCAAGAGATTGTGCTGCTAAAGCCACACCTCCACACTTCAGGGCAATCTCCCTTCCTATGCCCATCAACTCTTCCCTGTCATCTCTAGTTTCAAAGtgacttttttgttttattaTATCCCAGCACATGTCATTTGTCAAAGGTCGTATCTTGTACGGTTTAAGGGTAACACAAATTTTCTTCGCAATATGTTCACTGCGTGTGGTTACCAAAACAATTATATTATTGTTCTCACCAAGATTTAGCATTGCCTTCAAATCCTTCATTTGAAATGGATTGTCCTCCCACAGGTCATCTAAAACTATCAGAATCTTCTTGTTAGAAAGTATTTTCGTGAGGATGTTATCCATCTCACGCTTTTCATTAGTTTTGCTCTCCTTTACAGATAGCTGTGAAATTACGGAGTTACCGATTTTATTTAAATCAAATCTTGGGGATACATAAACCCATGCCCGAGAGAAATATTTGAACATTGTATCCTCGTAAATCAATTTGGCAAAGGTTGTCTTGCCAATGCCTCCAATACCATATATTGGAAGGACGATGATCTTTTCCTTCATGGACAGTAGAGCAGCCattattttgtttttctcttcTGTCCTCCCTACAATTTGTCCTTCACCTGCATCTAATGTTTTTTTCCGTGTATCAACAAATTCCTGGTCATTGCACCTCGAGCTAGTCATCATCGAGTTGAAATGCTGGTATTGATTTGTGATATCCAGTTGTTCTGTTCTCATCTTCGTCACCGTATCAAGCATTGTCATGCTAGGAACAGTTCCGTGACATCCTTTCTGGCGAAGCTGCAAGATTTAAATTTATCTGTCAACACATCAGAAAAATCTGCTCCGTATGATCCATAAAGTTTATACTGACAATTTCCATGAAAATATCCTAATGAAAAAACTACTATATATTACTGAAAATAGTTttcatgatagatccaatactATCAGTATTATGTCATCACTCCCAGTAATTATTTATATATTGGAGATCAAAGCTAACAATGTTTCACCAACACAATCATAACacaatttatattttcattAGAGAATTGTTTCAAAAGCACATACAAATTTGGCTCTGACTCGTTAGACCATGACCAAATGTATCAGATAGTTATATATGAAAGAAACTACAAATGAACCTTTTAAATACGAATCGCTAGTTGTTGTTTCATGCGCCTATCAAGTTTCAGTGTTGAAACATGACGATATGGCATTCAATTGCAGGTAAAACAAAATCTATAAAATACAGTTTTCCTTTCACCTTACAAAGTAATATCTCCCACGTCATTAGATCAGGTTTAGTAGATATAAAACTGCGAATTGTTATGACATTCTTGAATCCAAGAGGGATCTTTA containing:
- the LOC101769301 gene encoding uncharacterized protein LOC101769301, with product MELEDVTFQVLKDVTNGFSEKQKLGEGAYGVVYRGLTKNGEEVAVKKLRDVNPDLDDKQFQNEFYNLMKLKHNNIVQILGYCYEIEQISIEHNGRIVLAEKTYRALCFEYLHNGSLQKHISDEHCGLDWHTRYKIIKGICEGIKYIHEELEKPLYHLDLKPDNILLDKDMVPKIADFGLSKIFGKELTRTSQSPLGTCGYQPPEYIERGEISKKFDIFSLGVLMIRIVSGPEGYSKSQNMPYDEFIDQVQKSWRNMLQETWSDSLLEGYCHQVQRCTQIALTCLEKDSQERPDIMMIIDMLNKIEADTVKLRQKGCHGTVPSMTMLDTVTKMRTEQLDITNQYQHFNSMMTSSRCNDQEFVDTRKKTLDAGEGQIVGRTEEKNKIMAALLSMKEKIIVLPIYGIGGIGKTTFAKLIYEDTMFKYFSRAWVYVSPRFDLNKIGNSVISQLSVKESKTNEKREMDNILTKILSNKKILIVLDDLWEDNPFQMKDLKAMLNLGENNNIIVLVTTRSEHIAKKICVTLKPYKIRPLTNDMCWDIIKQKSHFETRDDREELMGIGREIALKCGGVALAAQSLGYMLQTMKSDEWEKVKENDIWNEHISKDVCSPNHVLASLKLSYSSMDPCLTSCFTYCAVFPKGHKIVKDDLIHQWISLGFIQPKKILSPIQLCEKYIVQLLGLSFLQHSVLPTTLGAYDNGFTLYKGVTVFTMHDLVHDMARLDMADEILDGSKQGITVESSGRYVLLTDCSKPLKSSTRFTDKIRALRFLDCRRIKLHGDAFSSATSLQVLDLSECRIYQLPACISELVKLRYLSAPKIQSQTIPYCITKLSKLIYLNLSWSTILALPESIGDLRCLMHLDISNCHFIDNLPKSFVNLKRLEYLDLSNNNQLRGVSKALDGLTNIQYLNLSMEKGYVSHQFCDKFQKKNQFLEGLPEVIGNLIGLRYLGLSHTTRCIFWNPSSDELFSFIDRICTLSNLHHLDLSNNDSIVSIPESIGNLWNLHTLDLSCCPHLVRLPECLVRMDSVKILNVTGCRKLEKSALSRSKIFDLLPHFVVQADEGQSSSNIGLLQYANPNELHITCLDNVKSAEEVQSIKLIEKLGINDLKLQWTSDACRSLEDVEVLASLVPPSTLREFNMTGYNSVSFPPWLINIKLYLPKLRKIELWDICKCNSLPALGQLQNLRELIIGEMDSITTIEEDFCGGARAFPQLKRFCLYHMENLEAWKTMYSNGKDVEKEFMFPNLKKLSINDCPKLRMEPCLPRANKWEIQNSNNVLSLWGETRATSSAAPMDVSVTVRSDIAPLDQWKLFHDLPSLSTLHITCCTDPTCSSNILSQFLFNIMIRWYTNSNDLYITKLMKRQVINDLKLQLTRDAGGSVEDVEVLGKLVPPSSLREFNMTGYSSVRFPAWVMDITLYLPSLSKIELWDIRKCNSLPPLGQLTNLQELVIGVMDSITIIDGDFCGGARAFPELRKFCLCRMRNLKLWKTMYSYDMGSVMKFMFPNLVELLIRDCPDLRLKPCPPGAKRWEIESSDNVLSSWGERGASSVSSVSLTNVTVTVKLSKVPLDQWMLLHHLPAFTELRIISCTDLSCNSLDIIGDLSFIKSSWLEDNTQPELPKWLGGLTSIRKMDITGCKELSVLQGSVRHLTSLQELSLIDCPRIKVLPEWLGDLTALKKLQIRYCRGINSLPQSIQKLTKLKGLAIYHCPELAEWCNLEKNKKMLAHIKVKVYVPPCYLQSPTYLDCSQIKLDGYAFSSATSLQVLDLSECRIYKLPACISELVKLRYLNAPKIESQTIPYCITKLSKLIYLNLSWSRMLALPESIGDLRCLMHLDISNCHFIDNLPKSFVNLKKLEYLDLSNNNQLRGVSKALGGLTNIQYLNLSMQIGYVLGQFLEGLPEVIGNLIGLRYLGLSHTTRSIFWNPSSDELFSFIDRICTLSNLRHLDLSNNDSIVSVPESIGNLKNLHTLDLSCCPHLVRLPECLVRMDSVKILNVTGCRKLEKSALSRSKIFDLLPHFVVQADEGQSSSNIGLLQYANPNELHITCLDNVKSAEEVQSIKLIEKLGINDLKLQWTSDACRSLEDVEVLASLVPPSTLREFNMTGYNSVSFPPWLINIKLYLPELSKIELWDICKCNSLPALGQLQNLRELIIGEMDSITIIEEDFCGGARAFPQLKRFCLYHMENLEAWKTMYSNGKDVEKEFMFPNLKELSINDCPKLRMEPCLPRANKWEIENSNNVLSLWGETRATSSAAPMDVSVTVRSDKAPLDQWKLFHDLPSLSTLHITCCTDPTWSSNMLSQFLFNIMSRWYTNSNDLYITKVMKRQVINDLKLQWTRDAGSSVEDVEVLGKLVPPISLREFNMTGYSSVRFPAWVMDITLYLPSLSKIELWDICKCNSLPPLGQLTNLQELVIGVMDSITIIDGDFCGGARAFPELRKFCLCRMRNLKLWETMYSYDMGSVKKFMFPNLVELLIRDCPDLRLKPCPPGAKRWEIESSDNVLSSWGERGASTVSSSISLTNVIMTVKFSKVPLDQWMLLHHLPAITELRIISCTDLSCNSLDIIGDLSFIKSLWLEDNTQPELPKWLGGLSSIRKMDITGCKELSDLQGSMRHLTSLQELSLIHCPRIKVLPEWLGDLTALKKLQIRYCSGINSLPQSIQKLTKLKGLAIYHCPELAEWCKLEKNKKMLAHIKVKYIFLMNDHLVQRVKLHGKRIKRSCGRTI